One genomic segment of Pandoraea sputorum includes these proteins:
- a CDS encoding LysR family transcriptional regulator, with amino-acid sequence MNTRFLETFVTLAKLRNFRATATALHATPAAISQRLKVLEEELKTELVDRDSREFRLTPNGEYLLGYAKAVVEAARRLQAAASGESTLRGRLRLGVIETVVHSWLPNYLRRLAADYPTLEVELTVDVSVQLQRRLMADELDLIIRVEGSDDSSVVCNALANYPVHWIARKGMFPNTRSGLAKQVLQHPILTYGRGTAPHRALEDIVAKLAGVHGVPLSETRITGSPSIAVIVQLVRDGFGVAAIPRLFVDALIANGEVVELPLQPAPPSIVVSMSRRADAPLFVHGAGNAARAACAEYCQKSDRRLVELL; translated from the coding sequence ATGAACACGCGCTTTCTCGAAACCTTCGTTACGCTCGCCAAGCTGCGCAACTTTCGCGCGACAGCCACTGCGTTGCATGCGACGCCCGCGGCCATCTCGCAGCGTCTCAAGGTGCTGGAAGAGGAACTGAAGACCGAGCTTGTCGACCGCGACAGCCGCGAGTTTCGACTCACGCCGAACGGGGAATACCTGCTGGGCTATGCGAAGGCGGTGGTGGAGGCTGCGCGTCGCTTGCAGGCGGCAGCGTCCGGGGAAAGCACGTTGCGCGGACGGCTGCGTCTGGGGGTGATCGAGACGGTCGTACACAGTTGGCTGCCGAACTATCTGCGACGCCTCGCTGCCGACTACCCGACGCTCGAGGTCGAGCTGACGGTCGACGTCTCCGTGCAGTTGCAGCGGCGTCTCATGGCCGACGAGCTCGACCTCATCATTCGCGTGGAAGGCAGCGACGACAGCAGTGTGGTGTGCAACGCACTCGCCAACTATCCGGTGCACTGGATTGCGCGCAAAGGCATGTTTCCGAACACGCGCAGCGGGCTTGCGAAGCAGGTCTTACAGCATCCGATCCTGACGTACGGACGCGGGACCGCGCCGCATCGCGCGCTTGAAGACATCGTCGCCAAGCTGGCCGGTGTGCACGGCGTGCCGCTCTCGGAGACGCGCATTACCGGCTCGCCGTCGATTGCCGTGATCGTGCAGTTGGTGCGCGACGGGTTCGGTGTCGCCGCGATTCCGCGTCTGTTCGTCGACGCACTGATCGCCAACGGTGAGGTCGTCGAGCTGCCCTTGCAGCCAGCGCCGCCGTCCATCGTCGTGTCGATGTCGCGCCGTGCCGACGCGCCGCTGTTTGTGCATGGCGCGGGCAACGCCGCGCGCGCCGCGTGTGCGGAGTATTGTCAGAAGAGCGACCGTCGACTGGTGGAATTGCTGTGA
- the ctaD gene encoding cytochrome c oxidase subunit I, protein MTGNAENADGSTHAGAHGGYGGHDGSQSFWTKYVWSQDHKVIAVQYACTAIAVGLVGLVLSNLMRLQLGFPGKFSFIDASHYYQYVTMHGMIMVIYLLTALFLGGFGNYLIPLMVGARDMVFPFLNMLSYWVYLLAVIVLMVSFFVPGGPTGAGWTLYPPQAILPGTPGTEWGIVLMLVSLLIFIVAATMGGLNYVTTALQARTEGMTLLRMPLTVWGIVMATVLALLAFPALFVSGVMMLLDKTLHTSFFMPAVVSMGQPLDYRGGSPLLFQHLFWFFGHPEVYIVALPAFGIVSDLISVHARKNIFGYRMMVWAILAIGVLSFVVWAHHMFISGMNPYFGFLFATTTLIIAIPTAIKVYNWVLTLWRGDIHLTVPMLFSIGFISTFVIGGLTGLFLGNVSVDMPLSNTYFVVAHFHMVMGVAPLLVVFGGIYHWYPLVTGRRLNDRLGQWHFWITFLGTYAIFFPMHYLGILGMPRRYYEFQNYSFIPESAHTMNAYISVAAFVVALGQLLFLFNLAWSVRHGKPAGLNPWRAASLEWQTPHAPPGHGNWGTVLPTTYRWPYEYSVPGDVDDFVPQNLAPDPRRPATLVDGDSAALHGGGSKAPPSPDAPKGATP, encoded by the coding sequence ATGACTGGCAATGCCGAGAATGCCGACGGTTCCACCCATGCCGGTGCCCACGGCGGCTACGGTGGGCACGACGGCTCGCAGAGTTTCTGGACGAAGTACGTCTGGAGTCAGGACCACAAGGTGATCGCGGTGCAGTACGCCTGCACCGCCATTGCCGTCGGATTGGTCGGCCTCGTGCTGTCCAACCTCATGCGTCTGCAACTGGGCTTCCCCGGCAAGTTCTCCTTCATCGACGCCAGTCACTACTACCAGTACGTCACCATGCACGGCATGATCATGGTGATCTATCTGCTCACTGCGCTCTTCCTCGGCGGCTTCGGCAACTACCTGATTCCGCTGATGGTCGGCGCGCGCGACATGGTCTTCCCGTTCCTGAACATGCTCAGTTACTGGGTGTATCTGCTGGCCGTGATCGTGTTGATGGTGAGCTTCTTCGTGCCCGGTGGCCCCACCGGTGCAGGCTGGACGCTCTATCCTCCACAGGCCATCCTGCCCGGCACACCGGGCACCGAGTGGGGCATCGTGCTCATGCTCGTCTCGCTGCTGATCTTCATCGTGGCAGCGACGATGGGCGGCCTGAACTACGTCACTACCGCATTGCAGGCACGCACCGAAGGCATGACGTTGCTGCGCATGCCGCTCACCGTGTGGGGCATCGTGATGGCCACGGTGCTGGCGCTACTCGCATTCCCCGCACTGTTCGTCTCCGGCGTGATGATGCTGCTCGACAAGACGCTGCACACGAGCTTCTTCATGCCTGCAGTCGTGTCGATGGGGCAGCCGCTCGACTATCGCGGCGGCAGCCCGCTGCTGTTCCAGCATCTCTTCTGGTTCTTCGGCCATCCCGAGGTCTACATCGTCGCGTTGCCTGCGTTCGGCATCGTGTCCGATCTCATCAGCGTTCACGCGCGCAAGAACATCTTCGGCTACCGCATGATGGTCTGGGCAATTCTTGCCATCGGCGTGCTGTCGTTCGTCGTGTGGGCGCACCACATGTTCATCAGCGGCATGAATCCGTACTTCGGATTTCTGTTTGCGACGACTACGCTCATCATCGCGATTCCGACCGCGATCAAGGTCTACAACTGGGTGCTCACGCTCTGGCGTGGCGACATCCATCTGACGGTGCCGATGCTGTTCTCCATCGGCTTCATCAGCACGTTCGTGATCGGCGGACTGACGGGGCTGTTCCTCGGCAATGTGAGTGTGGACATGCCGCTGTCGAACACCTACTTCGTCGTTGCGCACTTTCACATGGTGATGGGCGTGGCGCCCCTGCTGGTGGTCTTCGGCGGCATTTACCACTGGTATCCGCTGGTCACTGGCAGACGGCTGAACGACCGGCTCGGTCAGTGGCACTTCTGGATCACTTTTCTCGGCACCTACGCGATCTTCTTCCCGATGCACTACCTCGGCATTCTCGGCATGCCGCGACGCTACTACGAGTTCCAGAACTACAGCTTCATTCCCGAATCCGCGCACACGATGAACGCATATATCTCGGTCGCCGCATTCGTCGTGGCGCTGGGGCAGTTGCTGTTCCTGTTCAACCTTGCGTGGAGTGTGCGACACGGCAAACCGGCCGGTCTGAATCCGTGGCGTGCCGCGTCGCTCGAATGGCAGACACCACACGCGCCGCCCGGACATGGCAACTGGGGCACGGTGTTGCCGACGACATATCGCTGGCCCTATGAATACAGCGTGCCGGGCGATGTCGACGATTTCGTGCCGCAGAACCTCGCCCCCGATCCGCGACGTCCCGCCACGCTGGTGGACGGCGACTCGGCGGCGCTGCACGGCGGTGGCAGCAAAGCACCCCCCTCGCCCGATGCCCCGAAAGGAGCGACACCATGA
- a CDS encoding putative hydro-lyase, which produces MTPYEFRQAVRSAQFRGPTAGYCGDFAQANLAIVPVAHAHDFLRFCQSNPKACPLLGVGEPGQWHVPALGREVDIRTDVPGYNVYRDGKLDAQVDNLAEFWQSDFVVFAIGCSFSFEDMLAKAGIPLRHVEEGRNVPMYRTNIANQRAGKFGGELVVSMRPMKGADAIRAVQITSRFPGVHGAPIHIGDPSALGIADLSKPDFGDAVTIRDGELPVYWACGVTPQTALMGAKLPLAIGHRPGYMLMTDITNASLAVF; this is translated from the coding sequence ATCACGCCGTACGAGTTTCGTCAGGCCGTGCGCTCGGCGCAGTTCCGTGGCCCGACCGCTGGCTATTGCGGCGACTTCGCGCAGGCAAATCTCGCAATCGTGCCGGTAGCGCATGCGCACGATTTCCTGCGTTTTTGCCAGAGCAATCCGAAAGCGTGCCCACTGCTGGGCGTTGGCGAGCCGGGGCAGTGGCACGTGCCTGCGCTGGGGCGCGAAGTCGATATCCGCACCGACGTGCCGGGCTACAACGTCTATCGCGACGGCAAGCTCGATGCGCAGGTCGATAACCTCGCAGAGTTCTGGCAGAGCGACTTCGTGGTGTTCGCCATCGGTTGCTCGTTCTCGTTCGAAGACATGCTGGCGAAAGCGGGCATCCCGCTGCGTCACGTGGAAGAGGGCCGCAATGTGCCGATGTACCGCACCAACATCGCGAATCAGCGCGCTGGCAAGTTCGGTGGCGAACTGGTCGTGTCGATGCGGCCGATGAAGGGCGCAGATGCCATTCGCGCCGTGCAGATCACGAGCCGCTTTCCCGGCGTGCACGGCGCGCCGATCCATATCGGCGACCCGTCGGCGCTGGGCATTGCCGACCTGTCGAAGCCGGATTTCGGCGACGCCGTGACGATTCGCGACGGTGAGCTGCCCGTGTACTGGGCCTGTGGCGTCACGCCGCAAACGGCGCTCATGGGCGCGAAGCTGCCGCTCGCGATCGGGCACCGCCCCGGCTACATGCTGATGACGGACATCACGAACGCGTCGCTGGCCGTCTTCTGA
- a CDS encoding polysaccharide biosynthesis protein, giving the protein MLRNIVNLPRTAKISLMVLADLLLLPLSLWTAIGLRLDYWNFPQLHAWWVYLLPPLLAIPLFIRLGFYRAVVRYMGNRATVMVVLTVTISVCMFAGLLAMLVLPPVPRGALAIYWLIAIVYILTSRFLARAMLQHVSARDPSSRKRAVIIYGAGRAGCQLAVALRAGVEYHPVAFVDDNPALHDLEILGLKVRNPAHLPKLIERYKLRQVLLAIPSATRARRLAIINALEALKVEVRAIPGMADLVGGAVQATDVREIDIDDLLGRDIVPPNQSLLEANLNGKHVMVTGAGGSIGSELCRQIVLIRPKTLVLYEISEFALYSISQELDEIVNQRNLSVTIIPVLGSVQNEVRLRDIMKLHCVQTVYHAAAYKHVPLVEFNVTEGVLNNTFGTRAAAQAAIAAGVETFVLISTDKAVRPTNVMGASKRFAELVLQALANDPAVKTRFCMVRFGNVLGSSGSVVPLFRKQILAGGPVTVTHPEIIRYFMTIPEAAQLVIQAGAMGASGEVFVLDMGEPVRIVDLARRMIHLSGFSVKDDGNDDGDIAIEFSGLRPGEKLYEELLIGSDVTGTRHAKIMMASEHFLARGELASVLTILEDACANNRHDVIINTLRNCVSGFNPESEIRDHLYEMRRPAVQRVL; this is encoded by the coding sequence ATGCTCCGCAACATCGTCAATTTGCCCCGTACGGCGAAAATTTCGCTAATGGTCTTGGCGGACCTCCTCTTGCTGCCCCTATCCCTGTGGACCGCGATCGGCCTGCGACTGGATTATTGGAACTTCCCGCAATTGCATGCCTGGTGGGTTTATCTCCTCCCTCCGTTGCTCGCAATTCCGCTGTTCATCCGACTCGGCTTTTATCGAGCGGTGGTCCGATATATGGGCAATCGGGCGACGGTTATGGTGGTGCTGACCGTCACCATTTCGGTTTGCATGTTCGCGGGTTTGCTCGCCATGCTCGTGCTGCCTCCCGTACCTCGCGGTGCCCTCGCAATATATTGGCTCATCGCAATCGTTTATATCCTGACGAGCCGCTTTCTTGCGCGAGCTATGCTCCAACACGTGAGTGCGCGAGATCCGTCGTCGCGCAAGCGGGCCGTCATTATTTACGGGGCGGGCAGGGCCGGATGTCAGCTCGCGGTGGCGTTGCGCGCGGGCGTGGAATATCACCCGGTGGCGTTCGTGGACGACAATCCGGCGTTGCACGACCTTGAAATTCTCGGTTTGAAGGTCCGAAATCCAGCCCATTTGCCGAAGCTGATCGAGCGATACAAGTTGCGCCAGGTGCTGTTGGCGATTCCGTCAGCCACGCGCGCCCGCCGACTGGCGATCATCAATGCCCTAGAGGCACTGAAGGTTGAGGTGCGCGCCATCCCGGGCATGGCCGATCTGGTTGGCGGGGCGGTGCAGGCCACGGATGTGCGGGAAATCGATATCGACGATTTGTTGGGGCGCGATATCGTACCGCCTAATCAGTCATTGCTAGAGGCTAACCTGAACGGCAAGCATGTCATGGTTACAGGTGCAGGCGGCTCGATCGGTTCGGAATTGTGTCGCCAAATCGTGCTGATTCGACCCAAAACGCTTGTTCTATACGAAATCTCGGAATTTGCGCTTTACTCAATCTCCCAGGAACTGGACGAGATTGTTAATCAACGCAATTTGAGTGTGACGATCATACCTGTGCTGGGTTCGGTGCAGAACGAGGTTCGCTTGCGCGACATCATGAAGTTGCACTGTGTGCAGACCGTCTACCACGCTGCGGCGTACAAGCACGTTCCCTTGGTCGAGTTCAATGTGACCGAGGGCGTTCTTAACAATACGTTCGGTACGCGTGCTGCAGCGCAAGCGGCGATTGCGGCCGGTGTCGAGACGTTTGTACTCATTTCGACCGATAAGGCGGTACGTCCGACCAACGTAATGGGGGCGAGCAAGCGTTTTGCGGAATTGGTGCTGCAGGCGCTCGCCAATGATCCGGCGGTCAAGACGCGGTTTTGCATGGTGCGTTTCGGCAACGTGCTTGGTTCGTCCGGGTCGGTGGTGCCGCTGTTTCGTAAGCAAATTCTGGCCGGTGGTCCTGTTACGGTGACGCATCCGGAGATCATTCGGTACTTCATGACCATTCCTGAAGCCGCGCAGTTGGTGATTCAGGCTGGTGCGATGGGGGCGTCCGGGGAAGTTTTCGTCCTGGATATGGGGGAGCCCGTGCGGATCGTGGATCTGGCTCGGCGGATGATTCACCTCTCCGGCTTTTCAGTGAAGGATGACGGGAATGACGACGGCGATATCGCCATAGAGTTCTCCGGCTTGCGCCCGGGCGAGAAGCTCTACGAAGAGCTGCTTATCGGCAGTGACGTAACCGGTACCCGGCACGCGAAAATCATGATGGCCAGCGAACATTTCCTAGCGCGCGGAGAGCTGGCTAGCGTGCTGACGATTCTGGAAGACGCCTGTGCCAACAATCGTCACGACGTCATCATCAATACGTTGCGTAACTGCGTGTCCGGCTTCAATCCGGAGTCCGAGATCCGCGACCATCTCTACGAAATGCGCCGCCCCGCAGTGCAGCGCGTGCTCTGA
- a CDS encoding cytochrome C oxidase subunit IV family protein, with amino-acid sequence MESSAAATQSAGHTGQQHAVGLYLKVWGLLFVLSTFSYLVDYANLQGYLRWGLILALMIAKAGLIVAVFMHMRWERLALVYAILIPPLALLVLMSLMASEADFTFVTRLAHFH; translated from the coding sequence ATGGAATCCTCTGCGGCGGCGACGCAAAGTGCCGGTCACACCGGACAACAACACGCGGTCGGCCTCTATCTGAAAGTGTGGGGGCTGCTGTTCGTGCTCTCGACGTTCTCGTATCTCGTCGACTACGCGAATCTGCAAGGCTATCTGCGCTGGGGACTGATTCTCGCGCTGATGATCGCCAAGGCGGGCCTCATCGTCGCGGTGTTCATGCACATGCGATGGGAGCGACTCGCGCTCGTCTACGCCATTCTGATTCCGCCGTTGGCCCTGCTGGTGCTGATGTCGCTGATGGCGTCGGAAGCGGACTTCACGTTCGTCACGCGGCTCGCGCACTTTCACTGA
- a CDS encoding mannose-1-phosphate guanylyltransferase/mannose-6-phosphate isomerase, with protein MTLDADNLIKSHITPVVLCGGAGTRLWPLSRKLFPKQFIPLVGNKSLLRLTLERLRGLNGVQISSNVVCVAAEDHRFLVAEALEQSGVAGTVLLEPAARNTAAAMTLAAVNAAPDATLLFCPADHYIPDADAFTAMVREATQALTDDTIVTFGVVPTFPSTAYGYIEMDAREHAQALYPVSRFIEKPVFQRAHELISQGNVLWNAGIFLCRAKALIVAMHEHADDILVQCRETMANASYDRQFVRPEREAFLACRSESFDYAVMERHANVRVAPFKGAWSDVGSWNAVADLTPADDAGNRIDGDGHAINASNTFIHAPCRPVVALGTQDMLIVDTPDAVLVTTREHVEQVKHVVAELDRKGRPHVALHRKVARPWGWYDSVDAGERFQVKRICVKPGASLSLQKHHHRAEHWIVVNGTAEVTRGEATFLLTENQSTYIPIGEIHRLHNPGKTHLEMIEVQSGSYLGEDDIVRLEDTYGRTTEKN; from the coding sequence GTGACGTTGGACGCAGACAATCTGATCAAATCTCACATCACGCCCGTTGTGCTTTGCGGCGGCGCCGGAACGCGCCTGTGGCCCCTGTCTCGCAAGCTGTTCCCAAAGCAGTTTATTCCCCTCGTTGGCAACAAGAGCCTGTTGCGCCTGACGCTCGAACGCCTGCGTGGGCTGAATGGCGTACAAATCTCGTCGAATGTCGTATGCGTAGCAGCTGAGGATCACCGGTTCCTGGTTGCCGAAGCGCTTGAGCAAAGCGGTGTTGCGGGCACGGTCCTGCTCGAACCAGCCGCCCGCAATACGGCAGCAGCCATGACCCTGGCCGCCGTCAATGCGGCGCCCGATGCCACGTTGCTCTTTTGTCCCGCCGACCACTACATCCCGGACGCAGACGCCTTCACCGCTATGGTTCGCGAAGCGACGCAAGCGTTGACTGACGACACGATCGTCACCTTCGGCGTTGTGCCGACATTCCCGAGCACGGCCTACGGCTACATCGAAATGGACGCGCGAGAGCACGCTCAAGCCCTCTACCCTGTCTCTCGCTTTATCGAAAAACCTGTATTTCAGCGCGCCCACGAGCTCATCAGCCAAGGCAATGTGCTTTGGAACGCGGGTATCTTCCTATGCCGCGCAAAAGCGCTGATCGTCGCGATGCACGAACATGCCGACGACATTCTCGTGCAATGCCGCGAGACGATGGCCAACGCGTCCTACGACAGGCAGTTCGTCCGCCCTGAGCGCGAAGCGTTCCTCGCGTGCCGCTCCGAGAGCTTCGACTACGCCGTCATGGAACGGCACGCCAACGTGCGCGTCGCTCCCTTCAAAGGCGCATGGAGCGATGTCGGCAGCTGGAATGCTGTGGCCGACCTCACGCCCGCTGATGACGCCGGCAACCGAATCGACGGTGACGGCCACGCCATCAATGCAAGCAATACGTTTATTCACGCGCCATGCAGGCCGGTGGTCGCACTGGGTACGCAAGACATGTTGATCGTCGACACGCCGGACGCCGTCCTCGTGACCACACGCGAGCATGTCGAACAGGTCAAGCACGTGGTCGCAGAGCTTGATCGCAAGGGACGTCCGCACGTGGCGTTGCACCGTAAAGTCGCGCGCCCGTGGGGCTGGTACGACTCGGTCGACGCCGGCGAGCGATTTCAGGTCAAGCGCATATGCGTCAAGCCTGGCGCCAGCCTGAGCCTGCAAAAACACCATCACCGTGCGGAGCATTGGATCGTTGTTAACGGTACGGCCGAAGTGACCCGCGGCGAGGCAACATTCCTGCTGACGGAAAACCAGTCTACTTACATCCCCATCGGCGAAATTCATCGCCTGCACAATCCTGGTAAGACGCACCTGGAAATGATCGAGGTTCAATCGGGGTCGTATCTGGGTGAAGACGATATCGTCCGCCTGGAAGACACCTACGGTCGGACCACGGAGAAGAACTAA
- a CDS encoding heme-copper oxidase subunit III family protein: MNTSSTTPSSAVPAIAPPDGWRGVVTDWSGDRATFRVPWGKAMMWIFLLSDTFVFSSFLIGYMTVRMSTTATWPNPAEIFALNVGGHPVPLLLIAIMTFVLITSSGTMAMAVNYAYRRDRDKTAACILATAYFGIAFVGMQAFEWTNLIVHEGIRPWGNSMGAAQFGACFFMITGFHGLHVSAGVIYLLTVMRKVLNGTLERRGNYELVEIAGLYWHFVDLVWVFIFALFYLW, from the coding sequence GTGAATACGTCATCGACTACCCCATCCTCCGCTGTGCCCGCCATCGCACCGCCTGACGGCTGGCGCGGCGTCGTCACCGACTGGTCCGGCGACCGCGCAACGTTCCGGGTGCCGTGGGGCAAGGCGATGATGTGGATCTTCCTGCTCTCGGACACCTTCGTGTTCAGCAGCTTCCTGATCGGCTACATGACGGTGCGCATGTCGACGACCGCGACGTGGCCGAATCCGGCGGAGATCTTCGCGCTCAATGTGGGTGGACATCCGGTGCCGCTCCTGCTCATTGCGATCATGACGTTCGTGCTCATCACGAGCAGCGGCACGATGGCGATGGCGGTGAATTACGCGTACCGGCGCGACCGCGACAAGACCGCGGCGTGCATTCTCGCAACGGCGTATTTCGGCATCGCCTTCGTCGGCATGCAAGCCTTCGAATGGACGAACCTGATCGTGCACGAAGGCATTCGTCCGTGGGGCAATTCGATGGGGGCGGCGCAGTTCGGTGCGTGCTTCTTCATGATCACCGGGTTTCACGGGCTGCATGTCAGCGCAGGCGTGATCTATTTGCTGACGGTCATGCGCAAGGTGCTCAACGGCACACTGGAGCGACGCGGCAACTACGAACTGGTGGAGATCGCGGGCCTGTACTGGCACTTCGTCGATCTCGTGTGGGTGTTCATCTTTGCGCTGTTTTATCTCTGGTAG
- a CDS encoding cytochrome c oxidase subunit 3, with translation MRPVPSWPPMPPDGIPGGVPVMQPRRRAASQVALWWLMGVIGMLFALMLVAYVMRMSLGDWRPLPPVNALWVNTGVLAAACIVMQSAASQAKRGELRRSQRDWVLAGALALAFIAGQFWVWRDLALRRYGVSGNPANSFFFLLTGLHALHLLGGVVAWALLIPRRVTHAARARRLSLTAQYWHFLFVLWVVLFAAIVNLTPEIAQRLCGTGVAP, from the coding sequence ATGAGACCCGTTCCGTCGTGGCCGCCGATGCCCCCCGATGGCATTCCCGGCGGCGTTCCCGTGATGCAACCGCGCAGGCGTGCGGCATCGCAAGTGGCGCTCTGGTGGCTCATGGGCGTGATCGGCATGTTGTTCGCGCTGATGCTCGTGGCGTACGTCATGCGCATGAGTCTTGGCGACTGGCGCCCGTTGCCGCCCGTCAATGCGCTGTGGGTCAATACGGGCGTGCTGGCGGCGGCGTGCATCGTGATGCAGTCGGCCGCGTCGCAGGCAAAGCGAGGTGAACTACGACGCTCGCAGCGCGACTGGGTCCTCGCCGGTGCACTCGCGCTGGCGTTCATTGCCGGACAATTCTGGGTATGGCGAGATCTCGCGCTGCGTCGCTACGGCGTGTCGGGCAACCCGGCCAACAGCTTCTTCTTCCTGCTGACCGGACTGCACGCACTGCATCTGCTTGGCGGCGTGGTGGCATGGGCGTTGCTGATTCCGCGTCGTGTGACGCACGCCGCACGGGCCAGACGTCTCTCGCTCACCGCGCAGTACTGGCACTTCCTGTTCGTGTTGTGGGTGGTGCTGTTCGCGGCCATCGTCAATCTCACGCCGGAGATCGCGCAGCGTCTGTGCGGCACCGGCGTTGCGCCGTAA
- the fcl gene encoding GDP-L-fucose synthase, with protein sequence MSVNPKIYVAGHRGMVGSAIVRALQAQGQDNIVKRTHAELDLTDQAAVRAFMQTERPDQVYLAAARVGGIHANNTYPADFIYDNLMIEANVIHEAFKAGVKQLLLLGSSCIYPKLAPQPMTESALLTGALEPTNEPYAIAKIAGIKLCESYNRQYNASHGVDYRSVMPTNLYGPGDNYHPENSHVIPAMLRRFHEARENNAPSVAIWGTGTPRREFLYVDDMASASVHVMNLDRATYGLHTSPMQSHLNVGWGDDLTIAALAQAVSDVVGYRGEIVYDTSKPDGTPRKLMDSARLTSLGWRPKVSLADGLRLAYDDFVRHAYVGAKAN encoded by the coding sequence ATGAGCGTTAATCCCAAGATTTATGTGGCCGGCCACCGAGGCATGGTGGGTTCGGCCATTGTTCGAGCCCTTCAAGCACAGGGCCAGGACAACATCGTGAAACGCACTCACGCAGAGCTCGATCTCACGGATCAGGCGGCGGTGCGCGCTTTCATGCAAACCGAGCGGCCCGACCAGGTATATCTGGCGGCGGCCCGAGTCGGTGGCATCCACGCCAACAACACGTATCCGGCCGATTTCATCTACGACAATTTGATGATCGAGGCTAACGTCATTCACGAAGCTTTCAAGGCGGGCGTCAAACAACTACTGCTGCTGGGGTCAAGCTGCATCTATCCGAAACTCGCACCGCAACCGATGACGGAGTCAGCTCTGCTGACGGGTGCGTTGGAGCCCACCAATGAACCCTACGCGATCGCCAAGATTGCGGGCATCAAGCTCTGTGAGAGCTACAATCGACAGTACAACGCTTCGCATGGCGTCGACTACCGCAGCGTCATGCCGACTAACCTGTATGGTCCGGGCGACAACTATCATCCGGAAAATAGCCACGTCATTCCGGCCATGCTGCGGCGTTTCCATGAGGCGCGCGAAAATAACGCACCCTCGGTCGCCATCTGGGGCACGGGTACGCCGCGCCGCGAGTTCCTTTATGTCGATGACATGGCATCTGCTTCGGTTCACGTCATGAACCTCGATCGCGCAACCTACGGTCTCCACACTTCGCCCATGCAAAGCCACCTCAATGTGGGCTGGGGAGACGACCTGACCATCGCGGCGCTGGCACAAGCCGTCAGTGATGTCGTGGGCTATCGCGGCGAAATCGTCTACGACACGAGCAAGCCCGACGGCACTCCCCGCAAGCTCATGGACAGCGCGCGTCTCACCTCGCTTGGCTGGCGGCCGAAAGTCTCCCTCGCTGACGGCTTGCGCCTCGCCTACGACGACTTCGTGCGACACGCGTACGTTGGCGCCAAGGCCAACTAA